The Micromonospora sp. WMMD961 genome has a segment encoding these proteins:
- a CDS encoding MFS transporter: MSGTTSTAPGAPGAGTSTGAPHPRRWIALAVIAVSQLMVVLDATIVNIALPQAQVDLGITDANRQWVVTAYTLAFGGLLLLGGRIADYWGRKRTFLVGMTGFALASALGGLATTGGMLFAARALQGAFGALLAPAALALLTVLFTEATERAKAFAVYGAIAGGGSAVGLLLGGVLTEYADWRWCLLVNVPVAAVAIAFALPLVPESRAHGNTRYDVPGAIVVTAGLVSLVYGFTKAAEDGWDATVTLGFIAAGVALLAAFVVIEMRSSHPLLPLRIILDRNRGGAFLTSTLIGAGLFGAFLFLTFYFQVVLQYKPLEAGLASLPVTAGVLIAAGGASQLMPRLGAKPLMVAGSALAAVGMLVLTQIDVNTSFLTHLLPAQVILGLGLGFTFVPLSSLALVGVPEHDAGAASATLNATQQVGGSLGTALLNTFYTSAVAAYLVGRAPNPVNQVDALVHGYRVAFAWGAVLIVLAGLATLVLVKVRKEDIPTGSTVHMG; the protein is encoded by the coding sequence ATGTCCGGAACCACCTCGACCGCCCCCGGCGCGCCCGGCGCCGGGACGTCGACAGGAGCGCCGCACCCGCGACGCTGGATCGCGCTGGCGGTCATCGCGGTCTCGCAGCTGATGGTCGTCCTCGACGCCACCATCGTGAACATCGCGCTGCCGCAGGCCCAGGTCGACCTGGGCATCACCGACGCGAACCGGCAGTGGGTGGTCACCGCCTACACGCTGGCGTTCGGCGGGCTACTGCTGCTCGGCGGCCGGATCGCCGACTACTGGGGGCGCAAGCGCACCTTCCTGGTCGGTATGACCGGTTTCGCGCTCGCCTCCGCGCTGGGCGGCCTCGCCACCACCGGCGGGATGCTCTTCGCCGCCCGCGCGTTGCAGGGCGCTTTTGGCGCGCTGCTCGCCCCGGCCGCGCTCGCGCTGCTCACCGTCCTTTTCACCGAGGCCACCGAGCGGGCCAAGGCCTTCGCGGTGTACGGCGCGATCGCCGGCGGTGGATCGGCGGTCGGTCTGCTGCTCGGCGGGGTGCTCACCGAGTACGCCGACTGGCGCTGGTGCCTGCTGGTCAACGTCCCGGTCGCCGCCGTGGCCATCGCCTTCGCGCTCCCGCTGGTGCCGGAGAGCCGGGCACACGGCAACACCCGCTACGACGTACCCGGCGCGATCGTGGTCACCGCCGGCCTGGTCTCCCTGGTCTACGGCTTCACGAAGGCCGCCGAGGACGGCTGGGACGCCACCGTGACGCTCGGCTTCATCGCCGCGGGCGTGGCGCTGCTCGCTGCCTTCGTGGTCATCGAGATGCGTTCCAGCCACCCGCTGCTGCCGCTGCGGATCATCCTGGACCGCAATCGGGGCGGTGCGTTCCTCACCTCGACGCTGATCGGCGCCGGCCTCTTCGGGGCGTTCCTGTTCCTGACCTTCTACTTCCAGGTGGTGCTGCAGTACAAGCCCCTGGAGGCCGGGCTCGCGTCGCTGCCGGTCACCGCCGGTGTGCTGATCGCCGCGGGCGGCGCCAGCCAGCTGATGCCCCGGTTGGGTGCCAAGCCGCTGATGGTCGCCGGTTCGGCGCTCGCCGCCGTGGGCATGCTCGTGCTGACCCAGATCGACGTGAACACGTCGTTCCTCACCCACCTGCTGCCCGCCCAGGTCATCCTGGGCCTGGGCCTGGGCTTCACCTTCGTCCCGCTGTCCAGCCTGGCACTGGTCGGGGTGCCGGAGCACGACGCCGGCGCGGCCAGCGCGACGCTCAACGCCACCCAGCAGGTCGGTGGCTCGCTGGGCACCGCCTTGCTGAACACCTTCTACACCAGCGCGGTCGCCGCCTACCTGGTCGGCCGGGCTCCGAACCCGGTGAACCAGGTCGACGCACTGGTGCACGGCTACCGGGTGGCGTTCGCCTGGGGCGCGGTGCTGATCGTGCTCGCCGGCCTGGCCACCCTGGTCCTGGTGAAGGTGCGCAAGGAGGACATCCCGACCGGCAGCACCGTGCACATGGGCTGA
- a CDS encoding TetR/AcrR family transcriptional regulator yields the protein MLGGQQVGAGAGVPAARGPRCTDTDLFAVVIDLLREVGYDRMTIDSVAARAHVSKATIYRRWDGKAELVVAALRDRHVGVHNPPDTGSLRGDLIELLRATAAICVADCDLMQALTFAMRTNPELERLVRHQVLPAGRVASTAILVRAAARGEIPPEAGERELFHDLAPALTLSRIVAHGLPADDAFLTQVVDQVLIPVLRYQHDRPSQA from the coding sequence ATGCTGGGTGGTCAGCAGGTGGGCGCGGGTGCCGGGGTGCCGGCCGCTCGTGGTCCACGCTGCACCGACACCGACCTGTTCGCCGTCGTCATCGACCTGCTGCGCGAGGTCGGCTACGACCGGATGACCATCGACTCCGTCGCCGCTCGCGCCCACGTCAGCAAGGCCACCATCTACCGGCGTTGGGACGGCAAGGCCGAACTGGTCGTCGCCGCCCTGCGCGACCGGCACGTGGGGGTGCACAACCCGCCCGACACCGGCTCTCTGCGCGGTGACCTGATCGAGTTGCTGCGCGCCACGGCGGCGATCTGTGTGGCCGACTGCGACCTCATGCAGGCGTTGACGTTCGCGATGCGGACCAACCCCGAGCTGGAACGCCTGGTGCGCCACCAGGTGCTGCCGGCCGGGCGGGTGGCCAGCACCGCCATCCTGGTCCGTGCCGCCGCCCGGGGGGAGATCCCACCGGAGGCCGGCGAGCGCGAGTTGTTCCACGATCTGGCGCCCGCGCTCACCCTGTCCCGCATCGTCGCGCACGGCCTACCCGCCGACGACGCGTTCCTCACCCAGGTCGTCGACCAGGTGCTGATCCCGGTTCTCCGCTACCAGCACGACCGCCCGTCCCAGGCCTGA
- a CDS encoding glycosyltransferase: MTASVTRGRVLFAAAVVLAAAAAWAAHHVLAVIGALDGGGHRFTFAYAAMFLLLIWQLGTSYLEKPAVVTDRMQGHLDALHVVGIVPAYNEDPAALRACLESMIFQTRRPNTIYVVDDGSKLTEGYQPIKRWFLDVAPVHGIIAAWHIQPNAGKRHAQAAAVRSTPGADVYWTVDSDTISDPKALRELLKPFADPAVQSVAGVVMAANVRSSFLTRFTDLWLVTGQLTDRSSLSVFGCVWVNSGPIAAYRAAVVRDNLGAYLTETFFGRRVPFSDDSLLTLFAMVRGRTVQQPSAFAFSLMPENAGHFCRMFLRWMRGSFIRTWWRVRYLSLLSIAWWLHLLRWAATVVATVLFVAVAILSPIIDPDPRAIPWLVAVPLIVGYGQALRYLTVRRSDQSTAYQWGTWLLTPVAVVFALVVLRAIRWYGIATCWRTGWGTRKKVEVVLSS; the protein is encoded by the coding sequence GTGACCGCGAGCGTCACGAGGGGTCGTGTCCTGTTCGCCGCGGCAGTCGTCCTGGCTGCCGCGGCGGCGTGGGCCGCCCATCACGTCCTCGCCGTGATCGGTGCCCTCGACGGAGGCGGTCACCGGTTCACCTTCGCGTACGCCGCCATGTTCCTGCTGCTGATCTGGCAGCTCGGCACCTCCTACCTGGAGAAGCCCGCAGTGGTCACCGACCGGATGCAGGGGCACCTCGACGCTCTGCACGTGGTGGGTATCGTGCCGGCGTACAACGAGGATCCGGCCGCGCTGCGGGCCTGCCTCGAATCCATGATCTTCCAGACCCGCAGACCGAACACCATCTACGTGGTGGACGACGGGTCGAAGCTGACCGAGGGCTACCAGCCGATCAAGCGGTGGTTCCTTGACGTCGCACCCGTACACGGCATCATCGCCGCCTGGCACATCCAGCCCAATGCCGGTAAACGGCACGCCCAGGCCGCCGCGGTGCGGTCGACACCGGGAGCCGACGTCTACTGGACGGTGGACTCGGACACCATCTCGGACCCGAAAGCCCTGCGGGAACTGTTGAAGCCCTTCGCCGATCCGGCGGTGCAGTCCGTCGCAGGAGTGGTGATGGCCGCGAACGTCCGCAGCAGCTTCCTCACCCGGTTCACCGACCTGTGGCTGGTGACCGGGCAGCTCACCGACCGGTCGTCGTTGTCGGTGTTCGGGTGCGTGTGGGTCAACTCGGGCCCGATCGCCGCCTACCGGGCCGCGGTGGTCCGCGACAACCTCGGGGCGTATCTGACGGAGACGTTCTTCGGCCGGCGCGTGCCCTTCTCCGACGACTCCCTGCTCACCCTCTTCGCCATGGTGCGGGGCCGCACCGTGCAGCAGCCGTCGGCGTTCGCGTTCTCCCTCATGCCGGAGAACGCCGGGCACTTCTGCCGGATGTTCCTACGCTGGATGCGCGGCAGCTTCATCAGAACCTGGTGGCGCGTCCGGTACCTGTCGTTGCTCTCCATCGCGTGGTGGCTGCACCTGCTGCGCTGGGCGGCCACGGTGGTGGCAACTGTGCTGTTCGTGGCGGTGGCGATCCTGTCGCCGATCATCGACCCCGATCCGCGGGCGATCCCGTGGCTGGTGGCGGTGCCGTTGATCGTCGGGTACGGGCAGGCGCTCCGGTACCTGACGGTGCGGCGCTCGGACCAGTCGACGGCCTACCAGTGGGGCACCTGGCTCCTCACGCCCGTCGCGGTGGTGTTCGCCCTGGTCGTACTCCGGGCGATCCGCTGGTACGGCATCGCCACCTGCTGGCGCACCGGCTGGGGCACCCGCAAGAAGGTGGAAGTGGTGCTGAGCTCCTGA
- a CDS encoding L-rhamnose mutarotase, translating to MIRLRPDQRETYLRLHAEVWPSVEQTLRDANFRNYTIFLHGDLLFGYYEYVGDDYEADLRFIAADPQTQEWWKLTDPCQESIAEPGSGDWWAPMREVWHLTDEA from the coding sequence GTGATCCGACTTCGCCCGGACCAGCGGGAGACCTACCTGCGGCTGCACGCCGAGGTCTGGCCGAGCGTCGAGCAGACGCTGCGCGACGCCAACTTCCGCAACTACACCATCTTTCTTCACGGCGACCTGCTGTTCGGCTACTACGAGTACGTCGGTGACGACTACGAGGCCGACCTGCGGTTCATCGCCGCCGATCCGCAGACGCAGGAGTGGTGGAAGCTGACCGACCCGTGTCAGGAGTCGATCGCCGAGCCCGGCTCGGGCGACTGGTGGGCTCCGATGCGCGAGGTCTGGCACCTGACCGACGAGGCCTAG
- a CDS encoding snapalysin family zinc-dependent metalloprotease, whose translation MFRRQLRRVALAMLAATLAAAGVQLTTGAPAAAVRTVYYDASRTGEFRTNFDQAAQIWNSRVSNVRLLAGTPASITIYVDDGWPRAQPTGLGSGRIWMGRTAVNQGYDRNRIAAHELGHILGLPDRRTGLCSDLMSGSSAPVSCRNANPSSAEASRVNSLFAGSLAAPASTTYTWDGASDIEPLVVGGRPASENYPFMVYVSGCTGTLIKGNWAVTAKHCSTPSSVRVGSINRTSGGTVVRVTRAVNHPSVDVKLLQLASSVTYAPAPIPSTSGAVGTATRIIGWGQTCAPRGCGSAPAVANELDTSIVADSRCSGINGPYEICTNNTNGNSGACYGDSGGPQVRRVNGVWNLIGATSRAGNNNSTCATGPSIYVDLPSIRSWISTQVGGLPV comes from the coding sequence ATGTTCCGACGACAACTGCGACGCGTGGCGCTGGCCATGCTCGCGGCGACCCTGGCGGCAGCCGGGGTGCAGCTCACCACCGGAGCGCCGGCCGCCGCCGTCCGAACCGTCTACTACGACGCCAGCCGGACCGGCGAGTTCCGCACCAACTTCGACCAGGCCGCCCAGATCTGGAACAGTCGGGTCAGCAACGTCCGGTTGCTGGCCGGCACTCCGGCCAGCATCACCATCTACGTCGACGACGGCTGGCCCCGGGCGCAGCCGACCGGCCTCGGATCGGGACGGATCTGGATGGGCCGTACGGCCGTCAACCAGGGCTACGACCGCAACCGCATCGCCGCCCACGAACTCGGTCACATCCTGGGCCTGCCGGACCGGCGTACCGGCCTCTGCTCCGACCTGATGTCCGGCAGCAGCGCACCGGTCTCCTGCCGCAACGCGAACCCCAGCTCCGCCGAGGCGAGCCGGGTGAATTCGCTGTTCGCCGGCAGCCTGGCCGCACCGGCGAGCACCACGTACACCTGGGACGGCGCCTCCGACATCGAGCCGTTGGTGGTCGGCGGCCGTCCGGCCTCGGAGAACTACCCCTTCATGGTGTACGTCTCCGGCTGCACCGGCACCCTGATCAAGGGCAACTGGGCGGTCACCGCCAAACACTGCTCGACGCCGTCCTCGGTGCGGGTGGGCAGCATCAACCGCACCAGCGGCGGCACCGTGGTGCGGGTGACCCGGGCGGTCAACCATCCGAGCGTCGACGTAAAGCTGCTGCAACTGGCCAGCTCGGTCACCTACGCCCCGGCACCGATCCCGAGCACCTCCGGCGCGGTCGGCACGGCCACCCGGATCATCGGTTGGGGCCAGACCTGCGCACCCCGGGGCTGCGGCTCCGCCCCGGCGGTCGCCAACGAGCTGGACACGTCCATCGTGGCCGACAGCCGGTGCTCCGGCATCAACGGCCCGTACGAGATCTGCACCAACAACACCAACGGCAACTCCGGCGCCTGCTACGGGGACTCCGGTGGCCCGCAGGTGCGTCGCGTCAACGGGGTGTGGAACCTGATCGGCGCGACCAGCCGGGCCGGCAACAACAACTCCACCTGCGCCACCGGCCCGTCCATCTACGTCGACCTGCCCTCGATCCGATCGTGGATCTCGACCCAGGTCGGCGGCCTGCCGGTCTGA
- a CDS encoding DUF3152 domain-containing protein, with product MSTKVTHRWRSASATLLLVVALLTGCGLPAAGRPANDPVAAGPSPDGHLAPVATGGPTGVVDVVPSSVPAVPISYPASGGNRWATAPGETAPVRTGRGTLLRYRVAVERDIRGLPVADIATAVTATLNDPRGWTAGGAWRLRRVGADDPTDFTIYLATPGTRDTLCQDQPEGYTSCRNGGRVVLNVARWVKGVPGYGASLATYREYMVNHEVGHKLGFGHERCPGRGRPAPVMQQQTLGLHGCAANAWPYPQGKVRYSGPVGAYDDEIPRREGAYSAH from the coding sequence ATGTCGACGAAGGTTACCCACCGATGGCGTTCCGCCTCGGCGACGCTGCTACTCGTGGTGGCGCTGCTCACCGGTTGCGGGCTGCCAGCCGCCGGGCGGCCCGCGAACGATCCCGTCGCCGCCGGACCATCGCCCGACGGGCACCTCGCGCCGGTCGCCACCGGCGGGCCGACCGGGGTCGTCGACGTGGTTCCCAGTTCCGTGCCTGCCGTCCCGATCAGCTACCCCGCCTCCGGCGGGAACCGCTGGGCGACAGCGCCCGGCGAGACCGCACCGGTGCGGACCGGCCGTGGCACCCTGCTGCGGTACCGGGTAGCCGTGGAGCGCGACATCCGCGGCCTACCGGTGGCGGACATCGCCACGGCGGTCACCGCGACCCTGAACGATCCGCGCGGTTGGACCGCCGGCGGGGCCTGGCGACTGCGCCGGGTGGGAGCCGACGATCCGACCGACTTCACCATCTACCTGGCCACTCCCGGCACCCGCGACACCCTCTGCCAGGACCAGCCGGAGGGCTACACCTCGTGCCGTAACGGTGGTCGGGTGGTGCTCAACGTGGCGCGTTGGGTCAAGGGCGTGCCCGGGTACGGGGCGAGCCTGGCCACCTACCGGGAGTACATGGTCAACCATGAGGTGGGGCACAAACTCGGGTTCGGTCACGAACGGTGCCCCGGTCGGGGCCGACCCGCGCCGGTGATGCAGCAACAGACGTTGGGGCTGCACGGTTGCGCCGCGAACGCCTGGCCTTACCCGCAGGGCAAGGTCCGCTACAGCGGGCCGGTCGGGGCGTACGACGACGAGATCCCGCGCCGCGAGGGCGCCTATTCCGCGCACTGA
- a CDS encoding SigE family RNA polymerase sigma factor: MARGDAEFVEFARAASARLVHAAFLMTGDHHLAEDAAQTALARTYASWSRIHDDDAYGYARRTLVNHLVDGWRRPMREYATGEVPEQRSADVADGVATRRWLISILGALSPRERAIVVLRYYFDLPEAQVARELAVSVGTVKSTSSRALEKLRAAAPRHADEEARR, from the coding sequence GTGGCGCGGGGCGACGCCGAGTTCGTCGAGTTCGCGCGGGCGGCGTCCGCGCGACTCGTGCACGCCGCGTTCCTGATGACCGGCGACCACCACCTGGCCGAGGACGCCGCGCAGACCGCCCTGGCCCGCACCTACGCGTCGTGGTCGCGGATCCACGACGACGACGCCTACGGGTACGCCCGTCGCACCCTGGTCAACCATCTGGTGGACGGGTGGCGGCGGCCGATGCGGGAGTACGCGACCGGCGAGGTGCCGGAGCAGCGGAGCGCGGACGTGGCCGACGGGGTCGCCACCCGGCGCTGGCTGATCAGCATCCTCGGCGCGCTCAGCCCTCGGGAGCGGGCCATCGTCGTGTTGCGCTACTACTTCGACCTACCGGAGGCGCAGGTGGCCCGGGAACTCGCCGTATCCGTGGGCACTGTCAAGAGCACCAGCTCACGGGCCCTGGAGAAACTACGCGCCGCGGCGCCGCGGCACGCCGACGAGGAGGCGCGCCGATGA
- a CDS encoding ATP-binding protein, producing MTRPSIDLFSGGGDTGRLMAALDWARTPLGSVDGWPQSLRAAVRLVLSSRYPMLLLWGEEFSQLYNDAYSTLIGDKHPAALGDDVRVTLAEGWDVLAPLIQQAMTTGVASWVPALQLLLERAGYREEAYFSVSHAPARDDDGRTVGVFTVCSEVTEQVVDERRLRLLRDLSVLGDGRAVGVDATGARLIDAMGGHPLDVPFAAIYLRDGASLRRLAHTGGDQGALPDTVDLLDPGSVARAWGLPDAAEGRPVQVSDVADRMPLPAGAWDDPAHTALALPLPSGDEDQPLGVLLAGVSPSRRLDEAYRSFHQLLAQQTSLALRNAQEYEEERRRTEALAELDRVKTDFFANVSHEFRTPLTLMLGPLADALTDATAPLAPVQRERVETAWRNATRLLTLVNSLLTFSSLEAGRARSDARMVDLSALTAELAGVFRAAVERAGLTLEVVCPPLPQPVTIDPVNWERIVTNLLSNALKYTFIGRIRVSLDADDDEVRLTVADTGIGIGEQDLPKLFERFHRVRGTRSRSHEGTGIGLALVHELARLEGGEVRVTSQVGVGSTFTVVLPWSVTRRSTVTGPPVDRRGDAARAAAEEAAGWLAEASDSPIEPEHASGPYVDELAGARILVADDNTDMRAYLSRLLSGQGWRVRAVTDGRQALDEVRRERPDLVLTDVMMPVLDGFDLLRRLRADPVTRALPVLVLSARAGDEASVEGLSLGADDYLVKPFAATELIARVRAAIRRARDRDDTAGTGTVDAPPARSGTGVGELAAETAGPSTDVPASITGRPGTDASVRDVPADPHGSGDVLDTGWTYPSEPTSAAVMRRDVRRTLRDLTVDPDVLEDLLLAASEAVNNAVEHAQRPSRPEVRVRVQVGDGLVRISVRDFGTWRDRRPAMDRGRGALLMNAYGDVRLVSTVDGTTVTIERRLDDPA from the coding sequence GTGACACGACCCAGCATTGACCTGTTCAGCGGCGGCGGCGACACCGGTCGGCTGATGGCGGCGCTGGACTGGGCCCGCACGCCGCTCGGCTCGGTCGACGGATGGCCGCAGAGCCTGCGCGCCGCGGTCCGGCTGGTCCTGTCCTCCCGGTACCCCATGCTGCTGCTCTGGGGCGAGGAGTTCTCCCAGCTCTACAACGACGCGTATTCCACCCTGATCGGTGACAAGCACCCCGCCGCGCTCGGCGACGATGTGCGGGTGACCCTGGCCGAGGGCTGGGACGTGCTCGCCCCGCTGATCCAGCAGGCCATGACCACCGGGGTGGCCAGTTGGGTCCCCGCCCTCCAGCTACTGCTGGAACGAGCCGGCTACCGCGAGGAGGCGTACTTCAGCGTCTCGCACGCCCCGGCCCGCGACGACGACGGCCGCACCGTCGGCGTGTTCACCGTGTGCAGCGAGGTCACCGAGCAGGTGGTCGACGAACGTCGGCTGCGGTTGTTGCGCGACCTGTCCGTTCTCGGTGATGGTCGCGCCGTCGGCGTGGACGCGACCGGCGCACGGCTGATCGACGCGATGGGCGGTCACCCGCTGGACGTTCCGTTCGCCGCCATCTACCTACGCGACGGGGCGTCCCTGCGGCGGCTCGCCCACACCGGCGGCGACCAGGGCGCGCTGCCGGACACCGTCGACCTGCTCGACCCGGGCTCGGTCGCCCGCGCCTGGGGGCTGCCGGACGCCGCCGAGGGTCGTCCGGTCCAGGTGTCCGACGTCGCCGACCGGATGCCACTGCCCGCCGGCGCGTGGGACGACCCGGCCCACACCGCTCTGGCGCTGCCGCTGCCCTCCGGCGACGAGGACCAGCCGCTGGGTGTCCTGCTGGCCGGGGTCAGCCCCAGCCGAAGGCTCGACGAGGCGTACCGGTCCTTCCACCAACTCCTTGCGCAGCAGACGTCCCTGGCACTGCGCAACGCGCAGGAGTACGAGGAGGAGCGGCGCCGGACCGAGGCGCTGGCCGAGCTGGATCGGGTGAAGACCGACTTCTTCGCCAACGTCAGCCACGAGTTCCGCACCCCGTTGACCCTCATGCTCGGCCCACTGGCCGACGCCCTCACCGACGCCACCGCACCCCTGGCACCCGTGCAGCGCGAGCGGGTGGAGACCGCGTGGCGCAACGCCACCCGGCTGCTGACGCTTGTCAACAGCCTGCTCACCTTCTCCAGCCTGGAAGCCGGTCGCGCTCGCAGCGATGCCCGGATGGTCGACCTGTCCGCGCTCACCGCGGAACTCGCCGGCGTGTTCCGGGCCGCCGTCGAGCGGGCCGGGCTGACCCTGGAGGTGGTCTGCCCGCCGCTGCCACAGCCGGTCACGATCGACCCGGTCAACTGGGAGCGCATCGTCACCAACCTGCTGTCCAACGCCCTGAAGTACACGTTCATCGGCCGGATCCGGGTCAGCCTGGACGCCGACGACGACGAGGTACGTCTCACCGTCGCGGACACCGGCATCGGCATCGGCGAGCAGGACCTGCCGAAACTCTTCGAACGCTTCCACCGGGTGCGGGGCACGCGCTCGCGCAGTCACGAGGGCACGGGCATCGGCCTGGCCCTGGTGCACGAGTTGGCCCGGTTGGAGGGTGGCGAGGTCCGGGTGACCAGCCAGGTGGGCGTCGGCAGCACGTTCACCGTGGTGCTGCCCTGGTCGGTGACACGCCGTAGCACGGTGACCGGACCGCCGGTGGACCGGCGGGGTGACGCGGCGCGTGCCGCCGCCGAGGAGGCGGCCGGTTGGCTCGCCGAGGCGAGCGACAGTCCGATCGAGCCCGAGCACGCCTCCGGGCCGTACGTGGACGAGCTGGCCGGCGCACGAATCCTCGTCGCCGACGACAACACCGACATGCGGGCCTACCTCAGCCGGCTCCTCAGCGGGCAGGGCTGGCGGGTACGCGCCGTCACCGACGGCCGGCAGGCCCTCGACGAGGTCCGCCGCGAACGGCCCGACCTGGTCCTCACCGACGTGATGATGCCGGTGCTGGACGGTTTCGACCTGCTGCGCCGGCTCCGCGCCGACCCGGTGACCCGGGCGCTGCCCGTGTTGGTGTTGTCCGCCCGCGCCGGCGACGAGGCCAGCGTGGAAGGGCTGAGCCTGGGCGCCGACGACTACCTGGTGAAGCCCTTCGCCGCGACCGAGCTGATCGCCCGGGTCCGGGCTGCCATCCGGCGGGCCCGTGACCGCGACGACACGGCCGGGACGGGGACTGTCGACGCCCCACCGGCACGGTCCGGAACGGGGGTCGGGGAGCTGGCGGCCGAGACGGCGGGGCCGTCGACGGACGTGCCCGCGAGCATCACCGGCCGGCCGGGGACCGACGCGTCAGTGCGCGATGTTCCGGCCGACCCCCACGGATCGGGCGATGTTCTGGACACCGGCTGGACGTACCCGTCCGAACCGACCTCGGCGGCGGTGATGCGCCGGGATGTCCGACGGACGCTGCGCGACCTCACTGTCGACCCGGACGTGCTGGAGGATCTGCTGCTGGCCGCGTCCGAGGCGGTGAACAACGCCGTCGAGCACGCACAGCGGCCCAGCCGTCCGGAAGTGCGGGTACGGGTCCAGGTGGGTGACGGTCTGGTCCGGATCTCGGTGCGGGACTTCGGCACCTGGCGGGACCGGCGACCGGCCATGGACCGGGGCCGCGGCGCGCTGCTGATGAACGCCTACGGCGACGTGCGGCTGGTCTCCACCGTCGACGGGACGACGGTGACCATCGAGCGTCGGCTGGACGACCCGGCCTGA
- a CDS encoding SDR family oxidoreductase, with the protein MKISGSTALVTGANRGFGRHLAAELLARGATVYAGARNPDSVDLPGVTPVRLDITDPTSVAAAAELAGDVTLLVNNAGIDTGTDLLDGDLGLVRQELETHYLGTLSMVRAFAPIIAGNGGGTILNVLSALSWINFPKHGAYGAAKSAEWAMTNALRVQLAERGVRVASLHVGYMDTDMAATVTSPKSDPAVIARLGVDGIEADAYEIVTDQTSRQVQAGLAGGVATLYPQLP; encoded by the coding sequence ATGAAGATCTCTGGAAGCACCGCCCTCGTCACCGGCGCCAACCGTGGCTTCGGCCGCCACCTGGCCGCCGAACTCCTCGCCCGCGGCGCCACCGTCTACGCCGGTGCCCGCAACCCGGACAGCGTGGACCTGCCCGGCGTGACGCCGGTGCGCCTGGACATCACCGACCCGACCTCGGTGGCCGCCGCCGCCGAGCTGGCCGGGGACGTGACCCTGCTGGTCAACAACGCCGGCATCGACACCGGCACCGATCTCCTCGACGGCGACCTGGGCCTCGTCCGGCAGGAGCTGGAGACCCACTACCTCGGCACCCTGTCGATGGTCCGGGCGTTCGCTCCGATCATCGCCGGCAACGGTGGCGGGACGATCCTCAACGTGCTCTCCGCGCTGTCCTGGATCAACTTCCCGAAGCACGGGGCCTACGGCGCCGCCAAGTCCGCCGAGTGGGCGATGACCAACGCGCTGCGCGTCCAGCTCGCCGAGCGGGGCGTCCGGGTCGCCAGCCTGCACGTCGGCTACATGGACACCGACATGGCCGCGACGGTGACCAGCCCGAAGTCCGACCCGGCGGTGATCGCCCGACTCGGGGTGGACGGCATCGAAGCCGACGCGTACGAGATCGTCACCGACCAGACCAGCCGGCAGGTGCAGGCCGGGCTGGCCGGCGGCGTGGCCACGCTCTACCCGCAGCTTCCCTGA